A region of the Ptychodera flava strain L36383 chromosome 22, AS_Pfla_20210202, whole genome shotgun sequence genome:
aagtacaaccacacaagaaattaaaacagaaaattacacataaaactgAGTACAAAGATGGGTTTCAAATTGCGCTTAAAACTATCTACACTTCTGGCAGtcttaatttcaaatggcaaatcattcCATAGTAAGGGTCCACATACTGAAAACGCTCTCTCTCCATGTGTCTTGTTAAAATTGCCAAGGGGCTGGTTAAACATAATTTGTCACGTGATCGCAGGTCTCTAGCTGGTACATATAAATCTAATAAATCTCTCAGATAAATAGTGCATTTCCATGGATAATTTTGAATGAACATCAGTTAATCTCAATATCTTTTCAAACCAAGCTTgtgaatatataatatatacccCACTATGTAACAATTTGAATTTCTCCTCCACATCATAAAATTTATTTCCATACCTTGGGTTTTGTTCATAATGTGACACCTTGGTTCAACAGTGTGGTAGGTATCGATGCAGCCACAATGCTCAAGCATCTCTCTTTGTACGCATGTGTAGTGGCACGCCTGGTCGGGAAAGAAAATGTCGTTTATTTGGCGTAAAGACATGTTTCAGACAAAATAAATGTTCGTAATGAAACGGTATTTTTGGCTTTAGTCTATTTTCAAGACTGTAGGTGGCACTGGCTGGCAGCAGGCCGGGCTACTGGTTGTGAGGTGAGGTGGTGTATTGTACATGAGTCTGTTTTGGGGTTGAAAGGGAACTGGGAACGGAACATGGTGTAGCATACGACATGATAATAAACGAATAAAGTGATCGAATGTGCATGTCACAGTGATAAAGAATGATACATGTGTGGGAAGACACATCAAACAACGATCTGAACGATTTCGTGCATTTCCATGTAAATCTGTATAAACTTCAATAAGTCACGATGTAACCATCAGAACGCTTTGAATTTCGAGAATGCCTTTAAATTTGGTATGATGCAAAGGAACAGATCGTTTTGCAAATCCATCTTCCATTCGACACTTGAAGAGTGTAGTTCTTACAGTTTTCATTAATGAATGACGGAAAGTACTCGATGATATCTCGCtaaattcaataaaatcagGACTTATTGAAATGACCAATGGCGTGTAGAATCATTTTCGATTTCCCCCGTGAGATCGCTCTTCATGGGACTGGTAGCTTCTGTTATCTTTTTTGTTGTTACACACTGGTCTCTTTCGCTATACTTGAACTTGTTGATCTTTGAGTAGTGTGAATTGACGGTTACTTTGACATCAGTGATCTCAATATATGCAACAATTATTTTGCCTAAACTGTTTAAAGACCACAGTATACAAatttaaatcaataaataattcAGGTTATGTACATCCTTACAACTTTCAGCATGATTTGGATGATGGAATAGAAACCGTGTTCAGTGAAGAAACGTGGCAACGTTAGCAACTGCCTCTTTAAAGTGAACAGCGCACCCTTACACTTACCAAGGCTGAATACTGGTAATGGTTTCCGAATATGGAGTCATTGGAGTCGTCCAGTGTGCAGTTACCAAAAGGATCTGGTTTCTTGGAAACACGAATCTGGACATtgtgataaaaaagttttaaattgCGGTTGAATGTtaaattttctcatttgcataaaacacGGAAATGGTTGATGTAGATGTTGAAATAATTGTAAAGTGGACAAAGTAGAAAATTTGGTTGATTTGCATGTGTGATTTAACTAATTCACCCAAGTGTTCGTACTTAATACACCtgctacagttaccatggaaagagaaaatctaagcTATTGTAGATTTTAAGcgagtggccgctttttaaaaacagcgccctcacacggacattttgaataccaaggaacgcccctttgaccatatatgggcatatttagattacaggtgactatattctttaaccctttcaggcctgactttctggtgacttaccagagctacccctatatataggggtttaggcctgaaagggttaatattttgGGAGACGTTCGCGTGACATGAACTGTTCGTATTGAAATGAAGACTTACCTCTCTCAAACCGATCGAAGTCACTGTGCCGGGCTGAACCGTGATACCGGCATCTAGTGGAAAGGCGACGTATTCACTCGGCTCTATGGCAACGCGCACGCCGGCGTCGTGTCCATAGATACCGATATACTCGTCCTGTTCCAGATATAAGGTAAGCTTCAAACCTGTAACGAAACAGGAGTTGACATACGCCATCGACGGTTGTTTCGCGCATactcacaaattttcaaattttagtctAACTTGATGATGCATTAGCGTCATTAGAAAGTTTCAAAGTGATTTAATCCCCTGTtaatatttacttatttatttctcAGTAAACAAATATGCACTCAAAATATGTACTCgaacaaaatgtaagaatttacCGTGTTCACATACCGAAGGTAGCGCCCTGTTTCGTGGCCATTTTAACAGTCTCATTCCCTCGTCCATGGTTGAATTTGAAACAATTTCCATATTTCTCGTCCTGGAATGTGTAGAAATCACTATAGCAAAAGAATGAAAAGCAGACAGAATCAGTGGCAAAACCTCGAGAACCGATTAGAGGAAACGCATGACTTGTCATAAcgcaaaattagaaaaattgaaCACTGAGATAAGCCGGTATATTGAGAgatattaaatttgaaaaaaattgcatgcGCCAGAAGATTATACAAAATTCTTTTCAAAGGTTTCAAGTGCCTTTTATGTATCTCGTTCGTCACATGTCTCCACTAGCGAAGCAGAAATAGTTAGAGTTCAATGTCTAACATTAACACTGCTCAAAAAATAAACTTCATATCCAATAAAATTATCCTCACAACCGAAGAGGAGGATAGGTCGATTTTTTGCCTGATAAGACATATTAGCTATTCCCTGCACTGCGAGGTCACGTGTTTGTCACATGTCGGTGTGTGTTATTAGttttgcaatcaaattacaAGTAAAATGGCGAGGACACGACAGACAGAGCTCAATTTTGCAATACGACCAGGTCAGTGTAATCAGTATAGCAAACCGCTATGTTCTCCTGACAATAAGTGTGTGGTTTGGCTAATGATTATGATTATAAGTCCCATACAGCAGAGAGAAAAGAGACATTCCttttttaatataaatataGGGACTCAGACGTGAATTTAAAATGCAAGTTGATACCTGCAAATTACATTAACCGATTCAATTATTCCGTGACAAATTCCACTTAAATCTTGAAGTCTTTGTTTTGGTTTGATTGTTAGCTTTAAGTCACACAACATGTTTATCGAGACCTTTTGTTTGATGCATGTCGCTTCTGTCAATATTAACATTCCTATTAAATGTGATTAGCTGTATAATCGAAGTTGCATATTGCTTCCGTGGTGTCAGTTAGTTGATGTTGCCGTCTGGCTTTAAGAATTTGATGTTGAGGGCGCTCTAGCGCATGCGTAGTACAAGAAGAAAAAGGAAGAGGAGATTTGAGAAACTTCAGGAGATTTTGCCTGAGTCGAGAGTCTTGCGATAGAAGTAGCACAAAGAGGTGTATATATTTTGTGAACACTATAGAGAGTCGTTTGATGTCGTTCAGGGGTTTTATTGTTCTGTTTTGCTACGATGTTACGTGTTTCTTATGGTGCGTGTTATTGGTGTGTATGCATTTGTATACACAATCCGCACAAGCATTCAAGAGACAACATACAGTGAAATAAAGACTCAAGTCTTGTGGCAATCAAGGTGCCATTTATTGTGGATGCTACTACAGTTGCGATATTCTGTTACACGGTACCTGTTTTGCACGCAGTCTTCTTCATTATAAGTACATTGAAGCACAAAGTCTTCCCTCTGGTGTCCATAGCGACGAAGTTCGTCACGGCTCAGTTTGAGGACGCTCTGCAAATCACTGTAGTCTGGAGTAGAGCTgaatgttttgaatccataCCAATCGGGAGGAACTTCAGCTTTTACACTGGCAAAACCATTGTCATGGTAATAGTCCGAAAGGAAATCCGCCATTAGAGTAGCTTTATCTGGATGATCATGCCAGTCAACACCGGGAATATCATCCATGTCAggaatagctttaaaatgagaagATGGAAAGTTTCATGTCGATACAAGAGAATGGGAATTGCAATTATTCTGGGCGAAAAGCGGAAAGTATTTCTAGGAAACGAAAACGTAAGAGGGCGCTATGTCGAACCACTGGAAACAATGAAACttggagagtattggtttactAACCAACCATTAACCCGCAAAGGAGGTTTTTACAACACTTACTGAACTTTTGGCAAATCAGTGTTGGATTTTACGAAATGGAAAAATGCTTATTTCTGCTATTGTGTGAGATCTATTAAGTTTTGATTTCTTTACCACGATGATTTCCATAGCAATTGTCTTCGTCACTTTCATCTGCACAATTGATGATGGTATCACAGAATGAATACTGATGGATGCATTCGCCGGAGCCGCATTGTCGATAGTCGCTTGGACAGCCATTACTGGAGGCCACTGGAAGAAATGAAAAACGTCGACTATGATGATTCTGCTCTCACATAGGTAATATTCCTCAGGTACTGTCCTACTTTTACTCATTGTCACCATTACTATGCTGAGTGAATTAAATTGACCTCAAATTTACATATGACGCGGTAATCTTATTGTTTTAACTGGAGCAACTACTGCTGAAAGCAATTACTTGCATGATAACTAAATACACGGATGGTGCAATAGAGGTCAAAATGGTCTCCATATTTCTTTGTGCGCGATAGCAACGGACAAAGTCTGgacttgtatatatatatatatatatatatatatatatatatatatatatatatatatatatatatatatatatatatatatatatatatatatatatataaacatatcaTCAGTGATTCTTGCTTGAGATCGAAAATTgatattgatttgatgtcatttttactgagctataatatttttgaaggCTGAAGTTGTGAACGTAAAACCTCATTCTGTTCGAAACAAATCTAAATAGAGGCACCCCGACATGTAACCTTTAAATGTGTCAGAACTTCATTATAAAACTTCCAAATCATAGATGTCAGTGCCTTGTAGCCTTATATAACACGTTTCTATAGTATGTTCATGGAATACTATACAACGTGATAAAAATCATGCCACTCGCGACGCATGTGCAGGGTGTGAACAATCTGCCTTGTGGCTGTATATCTTTTTGTTCGACAGGCAATTACAAATCAAACTAAAttgtattaaattttcgatggcttaATTTCGTTTTCTGCTTCTCGATTTGATACACTTCATAAATTGGACTCGGATCTATTGCTTTTATGGTGGGACGCAAGAAAAAAGGATCAAATTAATTGGGGGGGCAAAGGTGTCTTCGATAATACagtattttgcataaatttgaacACTAGGCTGTGCTAACGTTAGAGTACAAGCACCGCAGTAATGCTCAAACTCGAATTTCCCTTTTCATACCTACCGACAATATCCCTTCTCAGATAATAGTATATTTCTTCGTCGTCATCTTGCGAGACTTGCAGTTTCTCACTGAGTACAACGTGACTGACCTTACTGAGAACACAAAGCCTCTTCGTGGTGTGGTATTCAAACGACAGGCAAAGCAAATCTTTTTCTTGTAAGCAAAGCACAGCGCACTCTTCTACTGTGGTTCTGTAGTGCGTCTTATCGTTGTAACCAGGCAACAGTTTCCCCTTGAATGCATCATATGCGAACATTATGTTCGTTATCGCAGGAACCACTCTCTTTCTACCTTGTGTTAAATCTGAACAAGAATAAGCAATATTCCGAGACGTTTACGTCAATTTCTCTGAATGATAGCGCCCGTAGCCTCGCCACTAAATTCTTCAGAAGAACTGCTCAATTTTTTTACACTACCCTTTGTTACTTGCTGCTTAATTTTCAGAAACACAAAGATTAGAGCAGACAACAATAGTAACTGGTGATTACactttcataatattttttcaaggAAACATATCCATTTACCCCTTCTTCTTCATCTTCTCCCTAAAATACATTGCAATACAAGCTGTCACGACTGTAAACCTCAAACAAACGCTTTGTGTTCACTACGCAATGCTTATTTCGACAAATTAATTCtagtttggacataaatgaagtTGTCAACAATAGCTTCGGATATTACACAACATTAAGCTGTGTTTACAAGTTAAAAATTTGGTATTCTGACGTGATTTTTTGAATAGGAAGGTAAACTGTTTATTGAAATACGCAACACGTTACACCTAATCGAGATATAAGTGTGTTTTTGAGTAAATAATAGGGATCTTGTAGCCACAATGGCTTTTTTCTGGAAACAAAGCGATGTATCATTCTGTTTCTTCATATAAATTAGCGCACACGCATTGGATAACTCTACAAAATCACAAGGAATACCGTATCATGGAAACAGACCGGAATTAGAAAATACCTTTCAGCTCGTAGTGGATGTAGCTGATATCTTTTTCAGGTGTGTCTGCGATGACTGACAGGAAAGGTTTGTCGTACAAGTAGCACTTTGCCAGGGATGGCTTGTAGTCGAATGACTGACATTTGTAGGTGATTTCATCCAGACATTTTGCCGCACATCCATGAGCTGTCACATTGGTCAGTAAGGCTACATGATCACTGGGTATGCGGTAATCGGGAAATTTCCAAAAATCTAACAACAGCCTTTCCTCATCTTTTCAAAGAGATacaataatgaatgaatgaatgaatgaatgaagaatgaatgagtatgtatgtatgtatgtatgtatgtatgtatgtgtatgtatgtatgtatgtatgtatgtatgtatgtatgtatgtatgtatgtatgtatgtatgtatgtatgtatgtatgtatgtatgtatgtatgtatgtatgtatgtatgtatgtatgtatgtatgtatgtaatattatgtatgaatgtatgtatgtatgtatgtatgtatgtatgtatgtatgtatgtatgtatgttgtatgtatgtatgtatgtatgtaatacatgtacatatatgtaggtaggtaggtaggtaggtaggtaagtgaCTGAGTGTGATTGAGTGAGTGAGTAAGCAAACGAGCACGTAATccattaataaataataaataaataaataaataaatttattgcaGAGTATATCATTCAATTTTGTATCGCCTAGTAATGTTTTGTGACATTTGAAGAGTAgtaaaaactgaatattttacttttgatcTTCTTCCTGGCTTTAAGTAAAATATAATGTTTTTAGTGTGTTTGATAGGTAGGAAAGTTTCGTTTGGAATGTTTCCTCTAAAGTTGGCTAATACAATTAACACTCAAGTTACTGCTCATATGCTGGACGTAACTCATGCCAAAATGTTTCATAAATTCATTTGATGACTGAAAGTTTCAActaaaaaattgcaaatctaAATTTACGCAACGATTGAAGTATTGTTGACCTCTAGTTTTATTTTCAATCTTTTTGATTTCATCGGATTTTATCTCAGCGAAGGtcgacaacaacaaaaatgctAGCAAATCATAACAAGCGAAAATCTAATCGATACCCATTGTAAATCAAAGTTTTCTGACTCACCCTCAAATATGCGATCGTAATGGTCCACGGGGTGCCACTAACTGTACTTGGTTTGGAGACACTTTCGTTCGCGTCACTGTGGTAACAGATGCCATCCTCATTGGAGAAGTCAAACGACAAACAGGTAAACTTCCTACTGTTTAGACAACTGCTTGCACATTCCTCCACTGTTACATTTCCAGTCATTGAGTCGAATCCGCGTTGGGTCTGATTTGTTGTTCGAGAGAATTCACG
Encoded here:
- the LOC139123349 gene encoding acid-sensing ion channel 2-like, with protein sequence MDEERLLLDFWKFPDYRIPSDHVALLTNVTAHGCAAKCLDEITYKCQSFDYKPSLAKCYLYDKPFLSVIADTPEKDISYIHYELKDLTQGRKRVVPAITNIMFAYDAFKGKLLPGYNDKTHYRTTVEECAVLCLQEKDLLCLSFEYHTTKRLCVLSKVSHVVLSEKLQVSQDDDEEIYYYLRRDIVVASSNGCPSDYRQCGSGECIHQYSFCDTIINCADESDEDNCYGNHRAIPDMDDIPGVDWHDHPDKATLMADFLSDYYHDNGFASVKAEVPPDWYGFKTFSSTPDYSDLQSVLKLSRDELRRYGHQREDFVLQCTYNEEDCVQNSDFYTFQDEKYGNCFKFNHGRGNETVKMATKQGATFGLKLTLYLEQDEYIGIYGHDAGVRVAIEPSEYVAFPLDAGITVQPGTVTSIGLREIRVSKKPDPFGNCTLDDSNDSIFGNHYQYSALACHYTCVQREMLEHCGCIDTYHTVEPRCHIMNKTQDTCRQFIRYLEQTSRLGCNCLPSCNDKWYTKTMSQSLWPTDIHLKHLLKTIHVINPKTNNVNDLRSVKKNLARLEVYFEELTYQSSVDVEAYGREDLLSDIGGTLGLYIGLSVITVAEFIELLIVVIKFVGRRRGALRTAKLSPSSGTEISDRNDKITDHPEAAKQAWHP